From Methanosarcina lacustris Z-7289, one genomic window encodes:
- the hypE gene encoding hydrogenase expression/formation protein HypE: MKAKTISLEHGAGGEVMQELIGEIILKNFHNKSAGSIGLESLDDGSTIRLENFNPTSELVLTTDSHVITPAFFPDTNIGRLAVSGTINDLVMMGAKPLALTCAVIVPEGFSIHEFEEIIKTMDETAAEVGVPIITGDTKTMEKTALDSIILNTAGLGITDHPVRDSGLKPGDRLLVTGTIGDHGISLMAHREGFDFDTDLVSDSAPLWNLIEPLLKLRTPEGEPVITAMKDPTRGGLANALNEMASKAGAGILLEEELIPFKPAVTAACEMLGLDPLEVANEGKAIIGVKSGYEEEVLSILRKHPYGKNAAVIGEVTENSKGEVVLRNHFGGMRYVDVPAGDPIPRVC, encoded by the coding sequence ATGAAAGCCAAGACAATTTCTCTCGAACACGGCGCAGGCGGAGAGGTGATGCAGGAGCTTATAGGGGAGATTATCCTTAAAAACTTCCACAATAAAAGTGCAGGTTCTATCGGGCTTGAAAGCCTTGATGACGGGTCTACTATTAGACTTGAGAACTTTAACCCCACCTCCGAACTTGTGCTGACAACGGACAGCCACGTTATTACCCCTGCTTTCTTCCCGGACACCAATATAGGACGTCTGGCAGTTTCAGGCACTATCAATGACCTCGTGATGATGGGAGCAAAGCCCCTTGCCCTTACCTGCGCAGTCATAGTCCCTGAAGGTTTTTCTATCCATGAGTTTGAAGAGATAATCAAAACAATGGACGAAACCGCTGCTGAAGTTGGAGTCCCTATAATTACAGGGGACACCAAGACCATGGAAAAAACTGCCCTTGACTCTATCATCCTGAACACGGCAGGTCTCGGCATAACGGATCACCCTGTGAGAGACTCTGGACTGAAACCCGGAGACCGGCTTCTTGTCACTGGCACGATAGGGGACCACGGGATCTCTCTTATGGCTCACAGGGAAGGCTTTGATTTTGACACCGACCTTGTCTCGGACTCCGCACCCCTCTGGAACCTCATAGAACCCCTCCTGAAACTCCGTACGCCTGAAGGAGAACCTGTAATAACGGCTATGAAGGACCCGACTCGAGGGGGGCTTGCAAATGCCCTCAACGAAATGGCATCAAAAGCCGGAGCAGGAATCCTGCTCGAAGAAGAACTGATCCCTTTCAAGCCCGCAGTCACTGCAGCCTGCGAAATGCTGGGTCTCGATCCCCTTGAGGTTGCAAACGAAGGAAAAGCAATTATTGGAGTCAAATCAGGCTATGAAGAAGAAGTCCTCTCAATCCTCAGAAAGCACCCTTACGGCAAAAATGCCGCTGTTATAGGAGAAGTTACTGAAAATAGCAAAGGAGAGGTTGTCCTCAGAAACCACTTTGGAGGCATGCGGTATGTGGACGTGCCTGCTGGAGATCCGATCCCCAGAGTGTGCTGA
- a CDS encoding NADH-quinone oxidoreductase subunit C, with protein MLENEVEIKNSTELIKTIEGLKSDGYRYVTMICLKANDGHEFIYVFEKDYKLKNLRYFVKPGETPKSMSGIYLCALLIENEYQDLFGLTFEGLAIDYKGHLYLTPNSPKAPLA; from the coding sequence ATGCTTGAGAATGAGGTTGAGATAAAAAACAGCACAGAACTGATAAAAACTATTGAGGGTTTAAAAAGTGATGGCTATCGATATGTTACTATGATATGTCTGAAAGCTAACGACGGTCACGAATTCATATATGTCTTTGAGAAAGATTACAAATTAAAAAATCTAAGGTACTTTGTTAAACCCGGTGAGACACCCAAGAGTATGTCAGGCATTTATCTTTGTGCACTTTTGATCGAGAATGAGTACCAGGATCTCTTTGGATTGACTTTCGAAGGCTTAGCAATAGACTACAAAGGCCACCTTTACCTAACGCCAAACAGTCCGAAAGCTCCCTTAGCTTAA
- a CDS encoding NADH-quinone oxidoreductase subunit B family protein encodes MSLAKSPWIIHVNCNSCNGCDIEVVACLTPLYDAERFGVLNIGTPKQADIMVVTGSVNYKNVNVLKNIYNQIPDPKVVLAVGACASTGGIFHDCYNVIGGVDQVIPVDAYVPGCCPKPEAILDGVVAALSILENKKKGNIKGKEVPLKGNEVPSNA; translated from the coding sequence ATGAGTTTGGCAAAATCACCCTGGATTATACATGTTAATTGCAATAGTTGCAATGGCTGTGACATTGAGGTAGTAGCCTGTCTTACTCCTTTATATGATGCTGAAAGATTTGGTGTTTTAAATATTGGTACTCCCAAGCAAGCTGATATAATGGTAGTTACAGGCTCAGTAAATTATAAAAATGTTAATGTGCTTAAAAATATTTATAACCAGATCCCGGATCCGAAAGTCGTTTTAGCTGTAGGTGCCTGTGCATCTACAGGCGGGATATTCCATGATTGCTATAACGTGATCGGTGGAGTGGACCAGGTCATACCCGTAGACGCATATGTTCCCGGATGCTGCCCAAAGCCTGAAGCCATACTTGATGGAGTAGTAGCAGCACTTTCAATTCTTGAAAATAAGAAGAAAGGGAATATTAAAGGAAAAGAAGTACCATTGAAAGGAAACGAGGTGCCATCAAATGCTTGA
- the hypA gene encoding hydrogenase maturation nickel metallochaperone HypA — MHEFSIACEIFEQVQATALAHGATEVKHVTLQMGRLTHTNPEQLSFCFKALAEGSISENADFIVEMVPPSLECACGYMGPVDEKQIRENSELKSELLVYVAAMECPVCGKQAHMTGGRELIIKSIEIETEKDLAADSK, encoded by the coding sequence TTGCATGAATTTTCCATTGCCTGTGAAATCTTCGAGCAGGTACAGGCTACTGCCCTGGCTCACGGAGCCACAGAAGTTAAACATGTGACTCTTCAAATGGGAAGGTTGACCCATACAAATCCTGAACAACTGAGTTTCTGTTTTAAGGCTCTTGCAGAGGGAAGCATTTCGGAAAATGCAGATTTTATTGTAGAAATGGTGCCCCCCTCCCTGGAATGTGCGTGTGGATACATGGGACCTGTGGACGAAAAACAGATACGAGAAAACAGCGAACTCAAAAGTGAACTCCTTGTTTATGTGGCCGCTATGGAATGCCCTGTTTGTGGAAAACAGGCCCATATGACAGGCGGCAGAGAACTGATTATTAAAAGCATAGAGATTGAAACGGAAAAAGATTTAGCCGCAGACAGTAAATAA
- a CDS encoding ABC1 kinase family protein, producing the protein MLGKTKRYLEVTRVLLKYNLIPELYRDLRTNYISNPDCTCDFDVENRQTAVKLRQAFEDLGPTFIKMGQTMSKRPDLVPQSYVIEMSNLQDKVKPVPFEEMAESLDLACVCEYQTREDRNRKKSEEELKAERERRAKAFIEIFDSFDPEPIACGSIAQVYKGVLDGKPVAVKILRPNLIDTINIDLSILDDFKPVMKKILRVGKKFDIDAFLLEIREMLTREVDLRIEAVNMRRFDDNFKNVKNVSVPEIYPVYCSANVLTMEFVRGTQVKDIIDMPVSQSKKSEYTRTITKSYLKQVYIDGFYHADPHGGNMLVEENDTVAFIDFGAVGSIDDELQKNMLEFYYSINNRDVEEATQAFLKIGGADARDVDVRRLRKDMDDLIANQNYGLEGRQSDNYAKLGLKYDIRLPGEFSTLQRAILLIEGVCLELDPRYNIKTIAIPVLMDAYKKLNTPKGAALHIEFSAEPLDEKAELRAAIREVAEKMEYMGDRFLEGKQKESKRSVFSREFYLVVLLVVSTYILLTGGSFSWVGLVGFGGVILIALLSVIRGN; encoded by the coding sequence ATGCTGGGGAAAACAAAGCGTTATCTTGAGGTTACAAGGGTCCTTTTAAAGTACAACCTTATTCCGGAACTCTACCGGGATCTGCGTACCAATTATATCTCAAATCCTGATTGTACCTGTGATTTTGATGTTGAGAACAGGCAGACGGCGGTAAAACTGAGGCAGGCTTTCGAAGATCTCGGACCTACGTTTATCAAAATGGGGCAGACCATGAGCAAGCGGCCTGATCTCGTGCCCCAGTCTTATGTTATTGAGATGTCGAATTTACAGGATAAGGTTAAACCTGTGCCTTTTGAGGAAATGGCTGAATCTCTCGACCTTGCCTGCGTATGTGAGTATCAGACGCGTGAAGACCGGAACCGGAAAAAAAGTGAAGAAGAACTGAAGGCGGAAAGAGAAAGAAGAGCAAAAGCCTTTATTGAGATTTTTGACAGCTTTGACCCTGAACCAATTGCCTGTGGGTCCATTGCTCAGGTCTATAAAGGGGTACTTGACGGCAAGCCCGTGGCTGTAAAAATTCTGCGCCCGAATCTCATTGATACTATTAATATCGACCTTTCTATCCTGGACGATTTTAAACCTGTGATGAAAAAAATTCTCAGGGTAGGGAAGAAATTCGATATCGATGCATTTTTGCTGGAAATCCGGGAAATGCTAACCCGGGAAGTTGACCTCAGAATCGAAGCCGTTAATATGAGGCGTTTTGATGACAATTTCAAGAATGTGAAAAATGTTTCTGTGCCAGAAATCTATCCTGTATACTGTTCAGCCAATGTCCTTACAATGGAATTTGTCAGGGGAACCCAGGTCAAGGACATCATTGATATGCCTGTGTCCCAGAGCAAGAAATCAGAATATACGCGCACTATTACCAAGAGTTACCTGAAACAGGTCTATATCGACGGCTTTTACCATGCAGACCCCCACGGGGGAAATATGCTGGTCGAGGAGAACGACACTGTTGCCTTCATTGATTTCGGGGCTGTGGGCAGCATCGATGATGAACTTCAAAAGAACATGCTTGAGTTTTACTACTCTATCAATAACAGGGACGTGGAAGAGGCAACCCAGGCTTTCCTGAAAATCGGGGGTGCGGATGCAAGAGACGTGGATGTCCGCAGGCTCAGAAAAGACATGGACGACCTTATTGCAAACCAGAATTACGGGCTTGAAGGCAGGCAGAGTGACAACTACGCAAAACTGGGCTTGAAGTATGATATCCGGCTTCCCGGGGAATTTTCAACTCTGCAGAGGGCGATCCTGCTTATCGAAGGAGTCTGCCTTGAACTTGACCCGCGGTACAATATTAAAACCATTGCAATTCCGGTCCTTATGGATGCCTACAAGAAACTCAACACTCCAAAGGGAGCTGCCCTTCATATTGAATTTTCCGCAGAGCCCCTGGATGAAAAAGCTGAGTTAAGAGCTGCTATCAGGGAGGTTGCCGAAAAAATGGAATACATGGGAGACAGGTTCCTTGAAGGAAAGCAAAAAGAAAGCAAACGCAGTGTTTTTTCAAGGGAGTTTTACCTTGTTGTCCTGCTTGTTGTCTCAACTTATATCCTGTTAACTGGAGGTTCTTTCTCATGGGTTGGATTGGTTGGGTTTGGAGGTGTGATCCTGATAGCTCTTCTTTCTGTAATTCGAGGAAACTGA
- a CDS encoding HypC/HybG/HupF family hydrogenase formation chaperone — protein sequence MCIAIPGKIKAIVNENTATIDMGGICRDVNMDLMGGANKSMIGKHFLVHVGYAISEISEEESEETMRIFKIIAGLEETDSFKSESP from the coding sequence ATGTGTATAGCTATTCCTGGAAAGATTAAGGCTATTGTGAATGAAAACACAGCAACTATTGACATGGGCGGGATATGTAGAGACGTAAATATGGACCTTATGGGAGGTGCAAACAAATCTATGATTGGAAAGCATTTCCTTGTCCATGTTGGATATGCAATATCTGAAATCTCAGAAGAGGAAAGTGAAGAAACCATGCGCATTTTCAAGATAATAGCTGGTCTTGAAGAAACAGATTCCTTCAAAAGCGAATCTCCCTGA
- a CDS encoding 4Fe-4S dicluster domain-containing protein has product MGMLNLILANISSKPVTRLYPFEIRETCKEAKGRIIFNSENCILCGICQKKCPADAITVTKADKIWELNVFRCIMCTECVNGCPKNCITISCERAKTGAKEYIKILVPKVDTPKTDSPKKASSK; this is encoded by the coding sequence ATGGGTATGTTAAACCTTATTCTGGCAAATATATCTAGTAAACCTGTTACCAGACTTTACCCTTTCGAAATAAGGGAAACTTGTAAAGAGGCTAAAGGAAGGATTATTTTCAATTCCGAAAACTGCATTCTCTGCGGGATATGTCAAAAGAAATGTCCCGCTGATGCAATAACAGTTACTAAGGCCGATAAAATATGGGAACTTAATGTATTTAGATGTATTATGTGCACTGAATGCGTTAATGGTTGCCCTAAAAATTGTATCACAATATCTTGTGAAAGAGCAAAAACTGGTGCAAAAGAATATATTAAAATATTGGTTCCAAAAGTAGACACTCCAAAAACAGATTCTCCAAAAAAAGCGTCTTCAAAATAA
- the hypB gene encoding hydrogenase nickel incorporation protein HypB encodes MHVINMEHDVFKANDKLAEKNITKLDKYQVFSVNVMGAIGSGKTTLIEEAIKHLKDKYKIAVIAGDVVAEMDASRFRKLGVPTIPVNTGKECHLDAKLVEKALDKIDLNNTDLLIIENVGNLICPVDFKLGEHLRIVIVSVTEGDDIILKHPMIFKTSELAVINKVDVAHAVDVNADKMRDDILSLNPDIPVILTSKHDLESLKAWISFIELGLRRTREAQRK; translated from the coding sequence ATGCATGTAATCAATATGGAACACGATGTCTTCAAAGCAAACGATAAACTTGCTGAAAAGAACATAACTAAACTTGACAAATATCAGGTTTTCTCAGTAAATGTTATGGGAGCAATAGGGTCAGGAAAGACCACCCTTATAGAGGAGGCAATTAAGCACCTCAAAGATAAATACAAAATAGCTGTGATCGCAGGGGACGTAGTCGCAGAAATGGATGCCTCTCGTTTCAGGAAACTCGGGGTGCCAACAATCCCTGTAAACACGGGAAAGGAATGCCACCTGGATGCAAAACTGGTGGAGAAAGCGCTGGATAAAATCGATCTTAATAACACCGACCTCCTTATTATTGAGAATGTGGGTAACCTGATTTGTCCTGTGGACTTCAAACTGGGAGAACACCTGCGGATTGTAATCGTGAGCGTAACAGAGGGAGACGACATTATCCTCAAGCATCCCATGATTTTCAAAACATCAGAACTTGCTGTCATAAACAAAGTTGATGTTGCACATGCAGTTGATGTTAATGCCGATAAAATGAGGGATGACATCCTTTCCTTAAACCCCGATATACCGGTAATCCTTACTTCAAAGCACGATTTGGAGAGCCTTAAGGCCTGGATAAGCTTTATTGAACTTGGGCTCAGAAGAACACGAGAAGCTCAGAGAAAGTAA
- a CDS encoding respiratory chain complex I subunit 1 family protein, which yields MNEILKILLVLIGAPILGCLIAGLDRKITSRLQHRVGPPLLQPYYDVSKLLQKDNIVVNKYQNVYVVIYVIFVILSLLMLVFEADMLMIIFVYTIASVALIVGGMSTGSPYARIGSSREIMAILSYEPILVLYAVAIYMLTGTFKLSALDKTSTPLLMYIPLIFIAMLVVMNIKFKKSPFDYSTSHHAHQELVKGMFTEYSGPGMAGIEIGHFYEYVFLLSLMFVFWKVNIIMGLILAVISFLFVIIMDNITARVYWQWMVKTSWTVLLVISIVNIMYLYIFNIKIM from the coding sequence ATGAACGAGATTTTAAAAATCCTTCTCGTTTTAATTGGTGCTCCCATTCTTGGTTGTTTAATTGCAGGTCTTGACAGGAAAATAACATCAAGATTACAGCACAGGGTTGGACCCCCCCTTTTACAACCCTATTATGACGTGTCAAAGCTTCTTCAAAAAGACAATATAGTAGTAAATAAGTATCAAAACGTATACGTAGTTATTTACGTAATATTTGTAATATTAAGCCTTTTGATGCTGGTTTTCGAAGCAGATATGTTGATGATAATATTTGTATATACGATAGCATCTGTAGCTCTCATAGTAGGAGGAATGAGTACTGGTTCTCCATACGCCAGGATAGGAAGCTCAAGAGAAATTATGGCTATCCTGTCTTATGAACCAATCTTAGTTCTTTATGCTGTTGCAATCTATATGCTTACTGGCACCTTTAAACTGTCCGCGCTGGATAAAACATCAACTCCATTACTGATGTACATACCTCTAATATTCATCGCAATGTTAGTTGTTATGAATATAAAATTCAAAAAGTCACCTTTTGATTACTCAACTTCTCACCATGCTCATCAGGAACTTGTTAAAGGTATGTTTACCGAATATTCAGGACCAGGGATGGCCGGAATTGAGATAGGGCACTTCTATGAATACGTATTTTTATTGAGTCTGATGTTCGTATTCTGGAAAGTTAATATCATAATGGGTTTGATTCTGGCAGTGATCTCCTTTTTATTCGTCATTATAATGGACAATATCACTGCGAGAGTATACTGGCAATGGATGGTCAAAACAAGCTGGACGGTTCTGCTGGTTATTTCCATTGTTAACATAATGTATCTGTATATCTTCAATATTAAAATAATGTAA
- a CDS encoding heavy-metal-associated domain-containing protein has translation MVEETLKIEGMACNHCVVKVGKAIASVEGVVEVDVNLEKREAVVIFEESVTDLGKIKAAVREAGYEPL, from the coding sequence CTGGTAGAGGAAACCTTAAAAATCGAAGGAATGGCATGCAATCACTGCGTTGTAAAAGTGGGGAAAGCTATTGCTTCCGTGGAGGGCGTAGTAGAAGTGGATGTAAACCTGGAGAAAAGAGAAGCAGTTGTGATTTTTGAAGAGTCCGTGACAGACCTGGGAAAAATTAAGGCTGCTGTCCGAGAAGCAGGGTACGAGCCCTTATGA
- a CDS encoding hydrogenase large subunit, whose protein sequence is MTTIIPFGPQHPVFPEPISLKLEIDNDVVVGALPSLGYVHRGLEKFIDTKDYIQTMYICERICGICSGIHGITYSRAIEKLFNIEVPERAQYLRVINSELCRIHSHLLWLGLFADGFGFESLFYECWKYREGILDVLEKFTGSRVIHSMSKVGGASRDLNDEQIDHIQKALDTLEPQVKNIEKVFVNNYTVKKRCVGLGVMSKQLAYEAGTAGPTLRGSGNAIDIRDTPDYDIYRDLGFKTAVGKDGDCYSRTKVRIDEIFESIKLVRNALSKLPNGEISVPVKGSPTGEAIMRAEQPRGEVVYYVKGNGTKNLERLKVRTPTFANIPSLLLMLPGVKLADVPIIVLTIDPCVSCTER, encoded by the coding sequence ATGACAACCATAATACCTTTTGGTCCTCAACATCCCGTTTTTCCCGAACCAATATCATTAAAACTTGAAATAGACAATGATGTTGTTGTTGGAGCACTTCCCTCACTGGGCTACGTACATAGAGGGCTTGAGAAATTTATAGACACGAAGGACTATATTCAAACGATGTATATTTGTGAAAGAATCTGTGGAATATGCAGTGGTATCCATGGTATAACTTATTCACGGGCAATCGAAAAACTATTCAATATAGAAGTACCTGAAAGAGCTCAGTATTTAAGAGTGATAAATAGTGAACTCTGCAGAATTCACAGTCACCTTCTCTGGCTTGGCCTGTTTGCAGATGGTTTTGGATTTGAAAGTCTCTTTTATGAGTGCTGGAAGTACAGAGAGGGAATACTGGATGTACTGGAGAAATTCACTGGAAGCAGAGTTATACATTCGATGTCCAAAGTCGGAGGAGCCTCCAGAGATTTAAATGACGAACAAATAGATCATATTCAGAAGGCTCTCGATACACTGGAACCCCAGGTTAAAAATATTGAAAAGGTGTTTGTAAATAATTACACAGTCAAGAAAAGATGCGTGGGATTAGGTGTAATGTCAAAGCAGCTAGCATATGAGGCTGGGACTGCGGGTCCTACACTTAGAGGAAGTGGGAACGCCATTGACATAAGAGACACACCTGACTATGACATATATAGAGATCTCGGTTTTAAGACAGCCGTCGGAAAAGACGGAGATTGTTACTCCAGAACTAAAGTAAGAATAGATGAAATATTCGAATCTATTAAGCTGGTAAGGAATGCACTCTCCAAACTGCCTAATGGTGAGATTTCAGTACCTGTAAAGGGCTCCCCTACTGGTGAAGCGATTATGAGAGCAGAGCAGCCCAGAGGAGAAGTTGTATATTATGTGAAAGGTAATGGAACTAAAAATCTGGAAAGACTTAAAGTAAGGACCCCTACCTTTGCCAATATACCTTCACTGTTACTGATGTTACCAGGTGTCAAACTTGCTGATGTCCCAATAATTGTACTTACTATAGACCCCTGCGTTAGCTGCACTGAAAGATAA
- the hypD gene encoding hydrogenase formation protein HypD yields MENGNSLSKPVVPELEKKLLERIKDSEVSLRIMHVCGTHERTIAKYGLRNLLPERIEVISGPGCPVCVTPEEDINIALALAKSGVTIVTFGDMMRVPGSAESLLDVKSEGADVRMVYSIDDAIVLAEKKPELEVVFFGIGFETTVPSNAAALLRNTPENFSLFASQKQTPPAINFLASDTNVDAFIAPGHVATIIGTEPFEPLAENGFPVVVSGFEAGDILLGINLLQDQVEKGISRVDNGYPRAVKPEGNQIAQKIMDRVFETSDSEWRGIGKIEASGLVLRKEFEEKDAAKKYEDLYASALEDVRKKAERKDKKRCICAAILTGKAKPSQCPNFGESCTPKSPAGPCMVSQEGMCYNWFKYARIGGGKLA; encoded by the coding sequence ATGGAAAACGGGAATTCTCTTTCAAAACCAGTGGTTCCAGAACTCGAAAAGAAACTCCTTGAAAGAATCAAAGATTCGGAGGTATCACTTCGCATAATGCATGTCTGCGGAACGCACGAGAGGACTATAGCAAAATATGGACTAAGAAATCTACTTCCAGAAAGAATAGAGGTAATAAGCGGACCAGGCTGTCCTGTCTGTGTCACTCCTGAAGAGGATATTAATATTGCACTCGCCCTTGCGAAAAGTGGAGTGACGATTGTAACCTTTGGAGATATGATGCGGGTCCCTGGTTCGGCAGAAAGTTTGCTGGATGTTAAATCTGAAGGGGCAGATGTAAGGATGGTCTATAGTATAGACGATGCAATTGTCCTTGCAGAAAAAAAGCCCGAGCTCGAAGTAGTTTTTTTTGGGATAGGTTTTGAGACAACAGTCCCTTCAAATGCAGCTGCCTTATTAAGGAACACGCCCGAAAACTTCAGCCTCTTTGCCTCCCAGAAACAAACTCCTCCTGCAATCAATTTTCTTGCCAGTGATACAAACGTTGATGCTTTTATAGCTCCAGGACATGTGGCGACTATAATAGGCACTGAACCTTTTGAACCTCTTGCTGAGAATGGCTTTCCTGTTGTCGTGAGCGGGTTTGAAGCAGGAGACATACTTCTTGGAATAAACCTGCTCCAGGATCAGGTAGAGAAAGGAATCTCAAGGGTGGACAATGGCTACCCAAGAGCTGTAAAACCAGAGGGGAATCAGATTGCTCAGAAAATAATGGACAGAGTGTTCGAAACTTCAGACTCTGAGTGGAGAGGTATTGGAAAAATAGAGGCATCCGGGCTTGTACTCAGGAAAGAGTTTGAAGAAAAAGACGCAGCAAAGAAGTATGAAGATTTATATGCCTCTGCCCTTGAGGATGTTCGAAAAAAAGCCGAACGAAAAGATAAAAAACGCTGCATCTGTGCAGCTATCCTCACAGGAAAAGCAAAACCTTCCCAGTGCCCGAACTTCGGAGAATCATGCACCCCAAAAAGTCCTGCGGGTCCATGTATGGTTAGCCAGGAAGGTATGTGTTATAACTGGTTTAAATATGCCCGGATTGGAGGCGGTAAGCTTGCATGA
- a CDS encoding NADH-quinone oxidoreductase subunit 5 family protein, translated as MMETTVMLLITIPLLFSVLFLAFGKKLYKLLAWVFFLFGVILSVQLVLDGNGTYEITGSNFAMLENVVLILEVLIILYIFAVSIKYKNWPTLGLISIQAAISVYSFMNIAKVESASFHIDQLSQVMILIVNIVGTAIILFATGYMDEYEEHRHLNRQKTFYFTMSFFLAAMNGLIMVDNLGWLYLFWELTTLCSFVLISYNMDEEGISNGFRALALNMVGGVAFSVAIIRFSGSEIFNLSQIVGTSGVAILLPVFLLCIAGFAKSAQMPFHSWLLGAMVAPTPVSALLHSSTMVNAGVYIIVRLVPAFAGTSLGTAIAIYGSFTFVICSALAVSQRNAKRVLAYSTIANLGLIIGSAGIGTPLAVSAAIMLILFHAISKGLLFLCTGEIEHTIGSRDIEDMSGLIKKAPLLTMITSLGMISMLLPPFGVLLTKWVSLEAASSNPIVAIFLVLGSALTTVYYVKWLGTILSSTSDKKSTAHLKLEIYFPLSILGLSIIGTSILLFNIYTYFVNPVVTTLLGTAPAISGSIGQFITEIGGFSYGIVFIVLVLAVLIYYVAKMVIVPQKVSNIYMCGENNFDKDNLMFRNGLCSYDKSGVSNIYMENTFGESKLSTIGYVISIAIILFALAGGMML; from the coding sequence ATGATGGAAACAACTGTTATGCTACTAATCACAATACCCCTACTTTTTTCGGTGTTATTTTTAGCCTTTGGCAAAAAACTATACAAACTTCTTGCCTGGGTTTTCTTTTTATTTGGGGTAATTTTATCAGTTCAGTTAGTTCTGGATGGAAATGGAACATATGAAATAACTGGATCGAATTTTGCAATGCTAGAGAACGTTGTGCTTATACTTGAAGTACTTATAATATTGTACATATTTGCTGTATCAATCAAATACAAAAACTGGCCTACGCTTGGACTAATATCAATTCAGGCAGCAATATCGGTTTATTCTTTTATGAACATTGCAAAAGTTGAGAGTGCTTCATTTCATATTGATCAACTTTCTCAGGTAATGATATTAATAGTAAATATAGTCGGTACTGCGATTATATTATTCGCAACCGGTTATATGGATGAATATGAAGAACACAGACATCTAAACAGACAAAAAACGTTCTACTTTACTATGAGTTTCTTCCTGGCAGCCATGAATGGTCTGATCATGGTTGACAATCTGGGATGGCTTTATCTTTTCTGGGAACTAACGACTCTGTGTTCATTTGTTTTGATCTCATACAATATGGACGAAGAAGGAATAAGCAATGGTTTCAGAGCTCTGGCATTAAACATGGTTGGTGGAGTTGCTTTTTCTGTAGCCATAATCAGATTCAGTGGCAGTGAAATCTTCAATCTGTCTCAAATTGTTGGTACATCGGGAGTTGCAATACTTCTTCCTGTATTCTTGCTTTGCATTGCAGGCTTTGCAAAATCTGCTCAGATGCCTTTCCACAGCTGGCTCCTGGGCGCAATGGTAGCTCCTACCCCGGTTTCTGCTTTACTACACTCAAGTACCATGGTAAATGCAGGTGTTTATATAATTGTCAGACTTGTACCAGCTTTTGCAGGTACGTCCCTCGGAACAGCGATCGCTATTTACGGAAGTTTTACCTTCGTGATATGTTCAGCTTTAGCCGTATCTCAAAGAAATGCTAAAAGAGTACTTGCTTATTCCACCATTGCAAACCTGGGATTAATCATAGGAAGTGCTGGAATAGGGACACCTCTTGCTGTATCTGCCGCGATAATGCTTATTTTATTCCATGCCATCTCAAAAGGTCTTCTGTTCCTCTGTACAGGTGAAATTGAACACACTATAGGAAGCAGAGACATCGAAGATATGTCCGGGCTGATCAAAAAAGCGCCACTCCTTACGATGATTACATCACTCGGAATGATATCCATGCTGTTACCTCCTTTTGGGGTATTACTCACAAAATGGGTCTCATTAGAAGCTGCCTCAAGCAATCCGATTGTAGCAATATTCCTTGTACTTGGAAGCGCGCTTACAACAGTTTATTACGTTAAATGGCTTGGAACAATATTGTCTTCCACTTCAGATAAAAAGAGTACTGCACATCTAAAGCTGGAAATATACTTCCCACTATCGATCCTCGGTTTAAGCATCATAGGTACAAGTATTCTGCTATTTAACATCTATACCTACTTTGTAAATCCGGTAGTCACAACTTTACTTGGGACTGCTCCAGCTATTTCGGGTAGTATTGGACAATTTATCACCGAAATTGGAGGATTTTCTTATGGGATCGTATTCATAGTGCTTGTTCTGGCAGTTCTGATATACTACGTTGCTAAAATGGTTATTGTCCCTCAGAAAGTTAGCAACATCTACATGTGTGGGGAAAATAACTTTGATAAAGACAACTTAATGTTCAGGAATGGACTTTGCAGCTACGACAAAAGTGGTGTTTCAAACATTTACATGGAAAATACTTTTGGAGAAAGCAAACTTTCAACAATTGGCTACGTGATTTCCATAGCAATCATATTATTTGCATTAGCAGGAGGGATGATGTTATGA